The Sphingobium aromaticiconvertens genome has a segment encoding these proteins:
- a CDS encoding beta-L-arabinofuranosidase domain-containing protein yields MSHGHHMDQSLSRRGFMQCAVCATTAAGAVGGGSSIAFAAAAARGGKEALHEFPYGAVQLTGGVIKEQYDHIQAHYLALDNDRVLKVFREQAGLPAPGPDMGGWYDKNGFVPGLTLGQYISGIARIAATTGDKAAHAKVAKLVEGYGEFITRTKNPYAGPKAQDQWAAYVMDKYVVGLIDAYRLSGVEQAKALLPITIEKCRPYISPISRDRVGKVDPPYDETYVLPENLFHVAEITGDDKYRAMAVHYLLNKEWFDPLAAGQDVLPSKHAYSHTIALSSGAQAYLHLGDPKYRKALENAWTFMEPQRFASGGWGPEEQFVELHQGKLGASLKSSKAHFETPCGSFADMKLARYLMRFTGAPVYGDGLERTLYNTMLATRFPDSDGGYPYYSNYGPAAEKLFYHQQWPCCSGTLVQGVADYVLNLYFHDDDALVVNMFAPSKVKWDRAGGAVEVAQETDYPAADTTRLTVTNAGNGRFAMKLRVPAWAKGATLKVNGTAQAVQPGTLATVNRNWKAGDMVELTLPQSLRTLAIDDKNPDTAAVLRGAVMYVGLNPWTGVESKPLALPGALSPVPGSKIAYSTEVEGRNLVFVPYFTVGQERYNTYFNIG; encoded by the coding sequence ATGAGCCACGGCCACCATATGGATCAGAGCCTTTCACGGCGGGGCTTCATGCAGTGCGCCGTATGCGCCACGACGGCGGCCGGTGCGGTCGGCGGCGGGTCGAGCATAGCCTTTGCCGCAGCGGCGGCACGCGGCGGCAAGGAAGCGCTGCATGAATTTCCCTATGGCGCGGTCCAGTTGACCGGTGGCGTCATCAAGGAACAATATGACCATATCCAGGCCCATTATCTGGCGCTGGACAATGACCGCGTTCTGAAAGTCTTTCGCGAGCAGGCGGGCCTGCCTGCCCCCGGCCCGGACATGGGCGGCTGGTATGACAAGAATGGCTTCGTCCCCGGCCTGACGCTGGGCCAGTATATTTCCGGCATCGCGCGCATCGCCGCGACCACGGGCGACAAGGCCGCCCATGCCAAGGTGGCCAAGCTGGTCGAAGGCTATGGCGAGTTCATCACCAGGACGAAGAACCCCTATGCCGGTCCCAAGGCGCAGGACCAGTGGGCCGCCTATGTCATGGACAAATATGTCGTCGGCCTGATCGACGCCTATCGCCTGAGCGGTGTGGAGCAGGCCAAGGCGCTGCTGCCGATTACGATCGAAAAATGCCGCCCCTATATCTCGCCCATCTCGCGCGATCGGGTCGGCAAGGTCGATCCGCCCTATGACGAAACCTATGTCCTGCCAGAAAACCTGTTCCACGTCGCGGAGATCACCGGCGACGACAAATATCGGGCGATGGCAGTCCATTATCTGCTGAACAAGGAATGGTTCGATCCGCTGGCGGCGGGGCAGGATGTGCTGCCGTCCAAGCACGCCTACAGCCACACCATCGCGCTCAGTTCAGGCGCGCAGGCCTATCTGCATCTGGGCGACCCCAAATATCGCAAGGCACTGGAAAATGCCTGGACCTTCATGGAGCCGCAGCGTTTCGCGTCGGGCGGCTGGGGACCGGAGGAGCAGTTCGTGGAACTGCATCAGGGCAAGCTGGGCGCCAGTCTGAAAAGCTCCAAGGCACATTTCGAAACGCCCTGCGGCAGCTTTGCCGACATGAAGCTGGCGCGTTACCTGATGCGCTTCACCGGCGCGCCGGTCTATGGCGACGGGCTGGAGCGGACACTGTACAACACCATGTTGGCAACCCGCTTCCCCGACAGCGATGGCGGCTATCCCTATTATTCCAACTATGGTCCGGCGGCCGAAAAGCTGTTCTACCATCAGCAATGGCCCTGCTGTTCGGGGACGCTGGTGCAAGGCGTCGCCGACTATGTGCTGAACCTCTATTTCCACGATGACGACGCGCTGGTCGTGAACATGTTCGCGCCATCCAAGGTGAAGTGGGACCGGGCCGGTGGCGCGGTCGAGGTGGCGCAGGAGACCGACTATCCGGCCGCCGACACGACGCGCCTGACCGTCACCAACGCGGGCAATGGGCGTTTTGCCATGAAGCTGCGCGTTCCCGCCTGGGCAAAGGGCGCGACGTTGAAGGTCAATGGCACCGCGCAGGCCGTACAGCCGGGCACGCTGGCAACCGTCAACCGCAACTGGAAAGCGGGCGACATGGTGGAGCTTACCCTGCCGCAATCGCTGCGGACGCTCGCAATCGACGACAAAAATCCCGATACAGCAGCCGTGCTGCGTGGCGCGGTCATGTATGTGGGCCTTAATCCCTGGACCGGGGTAGAGAGCAAGCCATTGGCCTTGCCCGGCGCGCTCTCGCCGGTGCCGGGATCGAAGATCGCCTATTCGACGGAGGTGGAGGGCCGCAATCTTGTCTTCGTGCCCTATTTCACGGTCGGGCAGGAACGCTACAACACTTACTTCAATATCGGCTGA
- a CDS encoding ribulose-bisphosphate carboxylase large subunit family protein, with protein sequence MSDTVSATYWIETAFPLEQAAATMAGEQSTGTFIRVPGETDELREAHAARVVSIEELGDAPAPSLPGSGLPKGGGDGRRRTARVTLSWPVHNFGPSLPNLLATVAGNLSELKAFSGLKLVDLTLPPVFLERYQGPQFGVAGTRALAGVQDQPMIGTIIKPSVGLSPEATAAQVKVLVEAGVDFVKDDELQGDGPACPFDARISAVMRVINDHAEKTGKKVMFAANLTGDIDEMLERHDHVLREGGTCIMASMNSIGLPAMKALRAHSQLPIHGHRNGWGMLGRSPATGMSFVAYQKLWRLAGIDHTHVNGIDNKFCEENESVIASARECLTPMFPAPHAGCEVMPVFSSGQSARQVPATYAALGSTDLIFAAGGGIMAHPGGPAAGVRALRQAWDAAVAGVDLSDAASNAPELRDALSAFAA encoded by the coding sequence ATGAGCGATACCGTCAGCGCAACCTATTGGATCGAGACTGCCTTCCCGTTGGAACAGGCAGCCGCGACCATGGCAGGTGAACAGTCGACCGGCACCTTCATCCGGGTGCCGGGCGAAACCGACGAGTTGCGAGAGGCGCATGCCGCGCGTGTGGTCTCGATCGAGGAACTAGGCGATGCGCCCGCGCCTTCTTTGCCCGGCTCCGGTCTGCCCAAGGGTGGCGGTGACGGGCGGCGGCGGACGGCGCGCGTCACCCTGTCCTGGCCGGTGCATAATTTCGGACCATCGCTGCCCAACCTGCTGGCGACGGTCGCGGGCAACCTGTCGGAACTGAAGGCATTTTCCGGGCTGAAGCTGGTCGACCTCACCCTGCCACCGGTCTTTCTGGAACGCTATCAGGGACCGCAATTTGGCGTTGCGGGCACGCGGGCGCTGGCAGGGGTCCAGGACCAGCCGATGATCGGCACGATCATCAAGCCCAGCGTGGGCCTGTCGCCCGAAGCGACCGCCGCGCAGGTGAAGGTGTTGGTCGAGGCGGGGGTCGATTTCGTCAAGGATGACGAATTGCAGGGCGATGGTCCGGCCTGTCCATTCGATGCGCGGATCAGCGCGGTGATGCGCGTCATCAACGATCATGCCGAAAAGACCGGCAAGAAGGTGATGTTTGCGGCCAACCTGACCGGCGACATCGACGAGATGCTGGAGCGCCACGATCATGTGCTGCGCGAAGGCGGCACCTGCATCATGGCCAGCATGAATTCGATCGGCCTGCCCGCGATGAAGGCATTGCGCGCCCATTCTCAATTGCCGATCCATGGCCACCGCAACGGCTGGGGAATGCTGGGCCGCTCGCCCGCGACGGGCATGAGCTTCGTCGCCTATCAGAAACTGTGGCGGCTGGCGGGGATCGACCACACCCATGTGAATGGCATCGACAATAAATTCTGCGAGGAGAATGAGAGCGTCATCGCCTCTGCCCGCGAATGCCTGACGCCGATGTTCCCAGCCCCGCATGCGGGCTGTGAGGTCATGCCGGTCTTTTCGTCGGGCCAATCCGCGCGACAGGTGCCCGCAACCTATGCAGCGCTGGGATCGACGGACCTCATCTTTGCAGCGGGTGGCGGCATCATGGCGCATCCGGGCGGCCCGGCAGCGGGCGTGCGCGCGCTGCGGCAGGCGTGGGACGCGGCGGTGGCGGGCGTGGACCTGTCCGATGCGGCCAGCAATGCCCCCGAGTTGCGCGACGCATTGTCCGCCTTCGCCGCTTGA
- a CDS encoding four-carbon acid sugar kinase family protein — translation MGDLLYTFYGDDFTGSTDVLEQLAEGGVPAILLLREPDEALLKHFGNARAIGIAGDARSQSPEWMDAHLPRAFAALAQTGAPVVHYKTCSTFDSAPHVGSIGRALDIGARELGGIVPILVGAPHLGRYLAFGTLFARAGDVVHRIDRHPTMAHHPVTPMHEADLRLHLAKQTDARIALTSIDRIQAGEAESFFLQAVDDGADAMLFDGVDEPSLVAVGQVLLAHQRERFRFAVGSSGVTRALIHAWHAQGIVPPPITLPRAAPVDRLLVMSGSCSPVTGAQIAAARASGYATLQADVDALLQGATDEEERLVEAAIRELEAGRSLVIHSAEGPLDADTPAAGAAIGAALGRVSRTLVLRSGLSRLLFAGGDTSSHGIAQLGLDALSWAAPLERGAPLVRAHASEAALDGLELVLKGGQIGKPDFFETVRLGG, via the coding sequence ATGGGCGACCTGCTCTATACCTTTTACGGGGACGATTTCACCGGATCGACCGATGTGCTGGAGCAATTGGCGGAGGGTGGCGTCCCCGCCATCCTGCTGCTGCGCGAACCCGATGAGGCGCTACTGAAGCATTTCGGGAATGCGCGCGCTATCGGCATCGCAGGCGATGCGCGCAGCCAGTCGCCCGAATGGATGGACGCGCACCTGCCCCGCGCCTTCGCCGCGCTGGCGCAGACGGGCGCGCCGGTCGTGCATTACAAGACTTGCTCCACCTTCGACAGCGCGCCGCACGTCGGCTCGATCGGCCGGGCGCTTGACATTGGCGCGCGGGAACTGGGCGGGATCGTGCCGATCCTTGTGGGGGCGCCGCATCTGGGGCGCTATCTGGCCTTTGGCACGCTGTTCGCGCGGGCGGGCGATGTCGTCCATCGCATCGACCGGCATCCGACAATGGCGCACCATCCGGTGACGCCGATGCATGAAGCCGACCTGCGGCTGCATCTGGCGAAGCAGACCGACGCGCGGATCGCGCTGACATCAATCGACCGGATTCAGGCGGGCGAGGCGGAGAGCTTTTTCCTGCAAGCGGTGGATGATGGCGCAGACGCGATGCTGTTCGATGGCGTCGATGAGCCAAGTCTGGTCGCCGTGGGGCAAGTGCTGCTGGCGCATCAGCGCGAGCGTTTCCGGTTCGCCGTCGGTAGTTCGGGCGTTACCCGCGCCCTTATCCACGCCTGGCATGCGCAGGGCATCGTTCCCCCGCCGATTACCCTCCCCCGCGCCGCGCCGGTGGACCGATTGCTGGTGATGAGCGGCAGTTGTTCGCCCGTAACCGGCGCGCAGATCGCGGCCGCCCGCGCAAGCGGCTATGCCACACTCCAGGCCGATGTCGACGCGCTGTTGCAGGGTGCGACGGACGAGGAAGAGCGGCTGGTGGAGGCCGCGATCCGTGAGCTTGAAGCCGGACGCAGTCTGGTCATCCATTCCGCCGAAGGGCCGCTGGACGCGGACACGCCCGCCGCCGGTGCCGCCATCGGTGCAGCGCTGGGCCGGGTCAGCCGGACGCTCGTGCTGCGCTCTGGCCTCTCCCGCCTGCTCTTCGCGGGCGGCGATACCTCCAGCCATGGGATCGCGCAATTGGGGCTGGATGCGCTCAGTTGGGCCGCGCCGCTGGAGCGGGGTGCGCCGCTGGTGCGCGCCCATGCGTCCGAAGCGGCGCTTGATGGGCTGGAGCTTGTGCTCAAGGGCGGCCAGATAGGCAAGCCCGACTTTTTCGAAACAGTGCGCCTCGGCGGCTAA
- a CDS encoding MFS transporter codes for MKKRHAVVGLLGILSVITFLDRMAIAVTGPAVQKDLGITPEQWGWVLGAYVIAYAVFEVPSGALGDKHGYRKELTRITLWWSVFTAATALCRNFWQLTGARFLFGLGAAGAYPNMSGVLYRWLPARERARGQGVIWAASRFGGALAPLLLVPFQAQFGWRAVFVVLGVIGFAWAIGWRAFYHDRPSEQPGITAEEVTEIGDDGGAGHAGTPWRKLLSLPQLWLIALAYCFYAFGSWFFFNWFPTWMVNGAHFSIAEMGLYGSIPFLLGIVANLAGGLLCDRLAERIGIRKAYSRIASVCLLGTAILLVLMSLATSKLMIVIFAGAAFAVMDLMLPAAWAMCMAIGGRYGGTASGVMNTAGNLGGFVCTVVIGYMIGATGNYTLPVQGVALMVLIAAVLFSRIDCTKGFDQKAPPTLTEGAIAPAQL; via the coding sequence ATGAAAAAACGCCATGCTGTCGTCGGGCTGCTCGGCATCCTGTCGGTCATCACCTTTCTCGACCGCATGGCGATCGCGGTCACAGGCCCGGCGGTCCAGAAGGATCTGGGGATCACGCCCGAACAATGGGGCTGGGTGCTGGGCGCCTATGTGATCGCCTATGCCGTATTCGAAGTACCCTCCGGCGCGCTTGGCGACAAACATGGCTATCGCAAGGAGTTGACCCGCATCACCCTGTGGTGGTCGGTCTTCACAGCAGCCACGGCGCTGTGCCGCAATTTCTGGCAGTTGACGGGCGCGCGCTTTCTCTTCGGGCTGGGCGCAGCGGGTGCCTATCCCAATATGTCGGGCGTCCTTTACCGCTGGCTGCCCGCGCGGGAGCGGGCGCGGGGGCAGGGGGTCATCTGGGCGGCCAGCCGGTTTGGCGGAGCGCTCGCACCGCTGTTGCTGGTGCCGTTTCAGGCGCAGTTCGGCTGGCGCGCCGTATTCGTCGTGCTGGGGGTCATCGGTTTCGCCTGGGCCATTGGCTGGCGCGCTTTCTACCATGATCGCCCATCCGAGCAGCCCGGAATCACGGCAGAGGAGGTTACGGAAATTGGCGACGACGGCGGTGCGGGCCATGCGGGGACGCCCTGGCGCAAATTGCTCAGCCTCCCCCAGCTATGGCTGATCGCGCTCGCATATTGCTTCTATGCCTTTGGCAGTTGGTTCTTCTTCAACTGGTTCCCTACCTGGATGGTCAACGGCGCGCATTTCAGCATCGCCGAAATGGGCCTTTATGGCTCCATACCCTTCCTGCTGGGCATTGTCGCCAATCTGGCGGGCGGGCTGTTGTGCGATCGGCTGGCCGAACGGATCGGCATCCGCAAAGCCTATAGCCGCATCGCCAGCGTCTGCCTGTTGGGCACCGCGATCCTGCTGGTGCTGATGAGCCTTGCCACCAGCAAGCTGATGATCGTGATCTTCGCCGGCGCGGCCTTCGCGGTCATGGACCTGATGCTGCCCGCTGCCTGGGCGATGTGCATGGCGATCGGCGGGCGATATGGCGGCACGGCGAGCGGCGTCATGAACACCGCCGGCAATCTTGGCGGGTTCGTCTGCACGGTCGTCATTGGCTATATGATTGGCGCGACCGGTAATTACACCCTGCCGGTGCAGGGCGTGGCGCTGATGGTGCTTATCGCAGCGGTCCTGTTCTCGCGGATCGACTGCACGAAGGGTTTCGACCAGAAGGCGCCGCCAACGCTGACGGAAGGCGCGATCGCCCCGGCGCAGCTATAG
- a CDS encoding aspartate/glutamate racemase family protein, producing MMQTLALLHTSPTLSPMFNELTARIMPGVRILHFVDESLIKNTIAAGHLEKATMRRLIALVGSTFDAGADATLVTCSSIGPAVDIAALLHDKPVLRVDRPMSEKAVALGKRVGVLATLSTTLAPTADLVRRVAQEQGRDIEIVEHLCEGAFEAVMAGDGATHDRIVGEGLTRHMAGVDAIVLAQASMARVLLTLPEGAVPAPVFSSPELGVERARDVLQGLPK from the coding sequence ATGATGCAGACCCTCGCCCTTCTCCATACTTCGCCGACGCTCAGTCCGATGTTCAACGAATTGACCGCCCGTATCATGCCGGGCGTGCGCATCCTGCACTTCGTCGATGAAAGCCTGATCAAGAACACGATTGCCGCCGGGCATTTGGAAAAGGCGACGATGCGACGGCTGATCGCGCTGGTCGGCTCGACCTTTGACGCGGGTGCGGACGCCACGCTCGTCACCTGCTCGTCCATCGGTCCGGCGGTCGACATTGCGGCCCTGCTGCATGACAAGCCGGTGCTGCGCGTGGATCGTCCCATGTCGGAAAAGGCCGTGGCGCTGGGCAAGCGCGTCGGTGTGCTGGCGACCTTGTCGACCACGCTTGCGCCCACCGCCGATCTTGTCCGCCGTGTCGCGCAGGAACAGGGCCGCGATATCGAGATTGTCGAGCATCTGTGCGAAGGCGCGTTCGAGGCGGTGATGGCCGGGGATGGGGCGACCCATGACCGCATCGTCGGCGAAGGGCTGACCAGGCATATGGCTGGCGTCGATGCCATCGTGCTGGCGCAGGCGTCGATGGCGCGCGTCCTCTTGACCCTGCCCGAAGGCGCCGTGCCCGCGCCGGTCTTCTCCAGCCCCGAACTGGGTGTCGAGCGCGCGCGTGACGTGCTGCAAGGCTTGCCCAAATGA